In one Tepidibacillus fermentans genomic region, the following are encoded:
- the acsA gene encoding acetate--CoA ligase: protein MNKKQMNLTDYDEMYRNFSWEEVEQFFSWSKTGLVNIVYEAIDRHVDEGKGNKVALLYLDNDREESYTFAQLRELSSRFANGLRANGIQKGDRVFLFMPRGPELIVALLGTIRMGAIAGPLFEAFMGEAVKDRLIDSGSIAIVTTPLLADRIPFAELPDLKYIILVEAEKKESENQILYQELMNISNKYTIEWVDRETPMLIHYTSGSTGKPKGVLQVHDAMLHQYISGKYVYDLHDDDIYWNTADPGWVTGTSAGMFAPWLNGVTIVVRGGRFNVEQWYQTLERYRVSVWFSAPTAFRMLMREGNELPAKYDLSSLRHILSAGEPLNAEVIRWAEEVFQQPIYDNWWMTETGSTICANYKSVPIRPGSMGKPIPGIQVAILDDHGKELPPYELGNLAIKPPWPAMLRSIWNNTQKYQEYFVNGWFFSGDKAYQDEDGYIWFAGRNDDVINTAGKRVGPFEIESKLIEHWAVAEAGVIGVPDEVRGEVIKAYVTLKNGVQQSELLKEDIRLFVKQNLAAHTAPKFIEFRDSLPKTRSGKIMRRVLKAWELGLPTGDLSTIEM, encoded by the coding sequence ATGAATAAGAAACAGATGAATTTAACAGATTATGATGAGATGTATCGTAATTTTTCGTGGGAAGAAGTAGAGCAATTTTTTTCTTGGAGCAAAACGGGATTGGTGAATATCGTTTATGAGGCGATTGATCGTCATGTCGATGAGGGGAAAGGAAATAAAGTAGCGTTACTTTATTTAGATAATGACAGAGAGGAAAGTTATACCTTTGCACAATTACGCGAGTTATCTTCTCGTTTTGCGAATGGCTTAAGAGCGAATGGTATTCAAAAGGGCGATCGTGTATTTTTATTCATGCCACGAGGTCCAGAATTAATCGTTGCATTACTTGGAACGATTCGAATGGGAGCGATTGCTGGTCCTTTATTTGAAGCTTTTATGGGTGAAGCAGTAAAAGATCGTCTAATAGATAGTGGATCGATCGCTATCGTTACAACCCCTTTATTAGCAGATAGAATCCCATTTGCTGAACTCCCTGATTTAAAATATATAATTCTTGTTGAAGCAGAGAAAAAGGAATCAGAGAACCAAATTTTATATCAAGAACTAATGAATATATCCAACAAATATACGATAGAATGGGTAGATCGTGAGACTCCGATGTTAATTCATTATACTTCGGGATCCACAGGAAAACCAAAGGGTGTCTTACAGGTTCACGATGCGATGTTACATCAATATATTTCAGGTAAATATGTGTATGATTTGCACGATGACGACATCTATTGGAATACTGCAGATCCAGGTTGGGTAACAGGAACGTCTGCAGGAATGTTTGCTCCATGGTTAAACGGTGTAACCATAGTCGTTCGTGGAGGACGATTCAATGTAGAGCAGTGGTATCAAACATTAGAACGTTATCGAGTATCGGTATGGTTTAGTGCACCCACTGCTTTTCGGATGTTAATGCGTGAAGGGAACGAACTACCGGCGAAATATGATCTGTCTTCGCTTCGACATATTCTCTCTGCTGGTGAACCATTAAACGCAGAAGTAATACGTTGGGCAGAAGAAGTTTTTCAACAACCCATCTATGATAATTGGTGGATGACAGAAACAGGATCAACAATTTGTGCAAACTATAAATCTGTTCCGATTCGTCCTGGTTCAATGGGTAAACCAATTCCAGGAATTCAAGTGGCTATCCTTGATGATCATGGTAAGGAATTGCCACCTTATGAGTTGGGGAACTTAGCCATTAAACCACCTTGGCCAGCAATGTTAAGATCAATATGGAATAATACGCAGAAATACCAAGAGTATTTTGTGAATGGTTGGTTTTTCTCTGGTGATAAAGCGTATCAAGATGAGGACGGTTATATCTGGTTTGCTGGCCGTAATGATGATGTGATTAACACTGCGGGTAAACGGGTAGGTCCATTTGAAATTGAGAGCAAATTAATTGAACATTGGGCAGTAGCAGAAGCAGGAGTGATCGGTGTACCTGATGAGGTACGTGGAGAAGTGATTAAGGCATATGTAACATTGAAAAATGGAGTACAACAGTCTGAACTTTTGAAAGAAGATATCCGTTTGTTTGTTAAACAAAACTTAGCCGCACACACTGCTCCCAAATTTATTGAGTTTCGCGATTCATTACCCAAGACTAGATCAGGAAAGATCATGCGCCGTGTATTAAAAGCATGGGAATTAGGATTGCCAACTGGTGATTTGTCGACGATTGAGATGTAA
- a CDS encoding ferritin-like domain-containing protein encodes MYSMSVPGVNPMSVYFKNFPKFLENLKMAIADERGAIDLYTRLLTVAPTEIARYSVQTALTDEKVHNKQLTRLYKRLTGHKPVIEVKKVEFQHFFDGLQKAFLDEVKAAEFYKEMYLSVFCPNIRDILYFIQHDEVEHAMLFNWVHTEIKA; translated from the coding sequence ATGTATTCCATGAGTGTTCCTGGGGTAAATCCGATGTCTGTTTACTTTAAAAATTTCCCCAAATTCCTTGAGAACTTAAAGATGGCCATTGCGGATGAACGTGGAGCCATCGACTTATACACTAGACTATTAACTGTCGCCCCAACTGAAATCGCCAGATATAGTGTCCAGACTGCGTTAACTGATGAAAAAGTTCATAACAAACAATTAACTAGATTATATAAGAGACTCACTGGACATAAGCCAGTCATAGAAGTGAAAAAAGTAGAATTTCAGCATTTCTTCGATGGATTGCAAAAAGCATTTCTCGATGAAGTAAAGGCGGCTGAATTTTATAAAGAAATGTATTTATCCGTTTTTTGTCCGAATATCCGTGATATTCTCTATTTCATTCAACATGATGAAGTCGAACATGCAATGCTTTTTAATTGGGTTCACACAGAAATTAAAGCGTAA
- a CDS encoding VanZ family protein, whose amino-acid sequence MKKWIPSIFVMIGIFYLSSRTGSELNQMFPFFKDLNWGHLVAYFILAMTFIYALIGKFPLIKSMVVAVVLSVIYGLTDEWHQMYVPGRTPDIHDLVNDFIGAIVGVIVFYFWVRKKESKE is encoded by the coding sequence ATGAAGAAATGGATTCCGTCAATATTTGTGATGATTGGAATTTTCTATTTATCCTCAAGAACTGGCTCAGAACTGAATCAGATGTTTCCTTTTTTTAAAGATTTAAACTGGGGTCATTTGGTGGCTTATTTTATTCTTGCGATGACCTTTATATATGCACTTATTGGCAAATTTCCTTTGATAAAATCGATGGTAGTCGCTGTTGTATTAAGTGTAATTTATGGACTTACCGATGAATGGCATCAAATGTACGTTCCAGGTCGAACACCTGACATTCATGATCTTGTAAATGATTTTATCGGTGCCATCGTTGGGGTTATTGTTTTTTATTTCTGGGTTCGAAAGAAAGAAAGTAAGGAATAA
- a CDS encoding YgiT-type zinc finger protein, protein MKKICTCGAEMEITIRTVFFNHNIKIENVPVYSCPVCENHQLIGHSEILMKEMINEIDLTEKKVRVIPFENKCELAQLIMMAYNQQEHPYIEGSIQEDLQDLLNELMVEGELEESYWMEEIRKKIEKYVH, encoded by the coding sequence ATGAAAAAAATTTGTACCTGTGGAGCTGAAATGGAAATTACGATTCGGACCGTTTTTTTTAATCACAATATCAAAATTGAAAATGTACCCGTTTACAGTTGTCCTGTTTGTGAAAATCACCAACTAATCGGTCACTCGGAAATATTGATGAAGGAAATGATTAATGAAATTGATTTAACCGAAAAGAAAGTCAGAGTAATACCCTTTGAAAATAAGTGTGAATTAGCCCAACTTATTATGATGGCTTATAACCAACAAGAACATCCATACATAGAGGGAAGTATTCAGGAAGATCTTCAGGACTTACTCAATGAACTAATGGTAGAAGGAGAATTAGAAGAATCCTATTGGATGGAAGAAATAAGGAAGAAGATTGAAAAGTACGTTCATTAG
- a CDS encoding ABC transporter ATP-binding protein, producing MSIDFHEEETLGKAYDHKLLKRLLKYARPYWWMILSSIILLLLITAFELAQPYLIKVAIDDHINGIYKPMVAYELGKAPIKGVIFQDKEYVREKDLKSTPTQLPRYQIIETKNAIYLIQGMIAKDQSYQVQVVHGKPTIISGDKTYPTTELSTEEFQRFRQQDIQSLYRIGGLFFILLLLSFILNYIQIYLLQYTGQKIIFQIRQEIFSHVQSLPLAFFDKNPVGRLVTRVTNDTEALNEMYTSVLVSLFKDFFILIGIMIVMLKMNVKLALLSFVSIPLIILTSFVYKRLARDAFRIVRTRLARINATLNENISGMRIVQIFHREKKQYEQFNVINSSHYQASIKELKTAAIFRPSMDFIYSISLAFLLWFGGKDVIAGVTEFGVLYAFIDYIRRFFQPINDLTEKYTIMQSAMASSERIFQLLDHKDTIPNPTQPKPIGQLMGKIEFDHVWFAYQDEDWVLKDVSFTIQPGEMVAFVGATGAGKSSIINLLGRFYDIQKGSIRIDGIDIRDMDKYELRKQIGIVLQDVFLFAGDIKSNIRLNRKDITDEEIKQVAHYVNADQFIEKLPNQYDEEVKERGSTLSQGQRQLLAFARTLAFNPAILILDEATANIDTATEQLIQDALNKIIHGRTTIVVAHRLSTIQHADKIIVLHKGRIREMGNHQELLSLKGLYYKLYQLQYKEDFQSNHMAM from the coding sequence ATGTCGATCGATTTTCATGAAGAAGAAACGTTAGGTAAAGCATATGATCATAAACTTCTAAAACGATTATTAAAATATGCAAGACCATATTGGTGGATGATTCTTTCTTCCATCATCCTATTATTATTGATTACAGCCTTTGAATTAGCTCAACCCTATTTGATAAAAGTTGCCATCGATGATCATATTAACGGAATCTATAAGCCAATGGTCGCCTACGAACTTGGGAAAGCCCCGATAAAAGGGGTTATTTTCCAAGATAAAGAATATGTAAGGGAAAAAGATCTAAAATCCACCCCAACGCAACTTCCTAGGTATCAAATCATTGAAACTAAAAACGCCATTTATCTCATACAAGGAATGATTGCCAAAGATCAATCCTACCAAGTGCAGGTAGTTCATGGGAAACCAACGATCATTTCTGGTGATAAAACCTACCCCACAACCGAATTGTCTACAGAGGAGTTTCAACGGTTTCGTCAGCAAGATATTCAATCTTTATATCGGATTGGTGGATTATTCTTTATCCTATTACTACTTAGCTTTATCCTTAACTATATCCAAATCTATCTGCTTCAATATACAGGCCAAAAAATCATTTTTCAGATTCGTCAGGAAATTTTTTCCCATGTTCAATCGTTACCATTAGCCTTTTTTGACAAAAATCCTGTTGGTCGACTAGTAACAAGGGTTACAAATGATACGGAAGCTCTTAATGAAATGTATACGAGTGTATTGGTTAGCCTTTTTAAGGATTTCTTTATCCTTATTGGAATTATGATCGTCATGTTAAAAATGAATGTGAAATTAGCACTACTTAGTTTTGTTTCGATTCCACTCATTATCTTGACCTCATTCGTCTATAAGAGGCTAGCTAGGGATGCATTCCGGATTGTCCGAACCCGATTAGCACGAATCAATGCGACCTTGAATGAAAATATTTCTGGTATGAGAATTGTGCAAATTTTTCATCGGGAGAAAAAACAATATGAACAATTTAACGTGATCAACAGTTCTCATTATCAAGCAAGTATAAAAGAGTTAAAAACAGCTGCAATTTTCCGACCATCGATGGATTTTATCTATTCCATCTCCTTAGCTTTTTTACTCTGGTTTGGGGGGAAAGATGTAATAGCTGGTGTGACGGAATTTGGAGTATTATATGCGTTTATCGATTATATTCGTCGATTCTTTCAGCCCATCAATGACCTAACTGAAAAATATACGATTATGCAATCGGCTATGGCTTCTTCTGAACGAATTTTTCAATTGCTGGATCATAAAGATACAATTCCAAATCCCACCCAACCTAAGCCCATCGGTCAATTGATGGGAAAGATAGAATTCGATCATGTCTGGTTTGCGTATCAAGATGAAGATTGGGTATTAAAAGATGTTAGTTTTACCATCCAACCTGGAGAAATGGTTGCATTTGTAGGCGCCACAGGTGCAGGAAAAAGTTCGATTATTAATTTGTTAGGACGCTTCTATGATATTCAAAAAGGATCGATTCGAATCGATGGTATCGATATTCGTGACATGGACAAATATGAATTACGAAAACAAATCGGGATCGTGCTACAGGATGTTTTTCTCTTTGCGGGAGATATTAAATCCAATATCCGTCTGAATCGTAAGGATATTACAGATGAGGAAATTAAACAAGTGGCTCATTATGTGAATGCGGATCAATTCATTGAAAAGCTTCCAAATCAATATGATGAAGAAGTGAAAGAGAGGGGTTCAACTCTATCCCAAGGCCAAAGACAACTTCTTGCCTTTGCTAGAACCTTAGCCTTTAATCCTGCGATTCTTATCTTAGATGAAGCAACTGCAAATATTGATACAGCAACAGAACAATTAATTCAAGACGCTTTAAACAAAATCATCCACGGGCGAACAACGATTGTTGTTGCTCACCGTCTCTCTACCATTCAACATGCAGATAAAATTATAGTCCTACATAAAGGAAGGATTCGCGAAATGGGCAATCATCAAGAATTACTATCCCTTAAAGGACTCTATTACAAGCTTTATCAATTACAATATAAAGAAGATTTTCAATCAAATCATATGGCTATGTGA
- a CDS encoding ABC transporter ATP-binding protein, whose protein sequence is MKQFLALKDFFYEYRWRYIIGIIWLIAVDSLQLIMPKLLGAFTDALRNGTLSTRQLLLYIASILVIALFMFIFRFLWRMYVMGNARFLEYKLRNDLFSHLQTLSTNYFNHHKTGDLMAHATNDINAVRMAAGPGIVMIFDTIILLGTTIFMMIQTISLKLTIIALLPLPFMAVVTGRFGKIIHHRFRKAQESFSHLTEKVQENFSGIRVVKSFVQEQAELENFTKANQDYVDKNMHLVRIQALFDPIVQFISGISLLIILSYGGILVINHEITLGDFVAFNSYLGLLIWPIMAIGWVINILQRGAASMARLNEIFQTKPEIYDQEGLIQPDLQEIKGDIRIQHLSFAYPNQSNKVLSDINIHIPQGKTLAIIGKTGSGKTTLVNLLVRLYDVEEGMIQIDGHDIKSFPLEVLRQNIGYVPQDNFLFSTSIKENIGFGLDSYTDQEVEKAAEDAQILDNIQDFPMKFETIVGERGVSLSGGQKQRVSIARALIKNPKILILDDSLSAVDTKTEEAILKRLKEVMKERTSIIIAHRISTIKEADEIIVLDEGKIVERGTHEQLLQLKGQYYDLYQKQLLEEMIANE, encoded by the coding sequence ATGAAACAATTTCTTGCCTTAAAAGACTTTTTTTATGAATACAGATGGCGTTATATCATTGGAATCATTTGGTTGATTGCTGTCGATTCATTACAATTGATTATGCCAAAGTTACTAGGCGCCTTTACCGATGCCTTACGAAATGGAACCTTATCAACCAGACAACTGCTACTTTATATCGCTTCCATTTTGGTCATTGCCTTATTTATGTTTATCTTCCGTTTTCTCTGGCGGATGTATGTCATGGGTAATGCTCGATTCTTGGAATATAAACTTCGTAATGATCTGTTCTCCCACCTACAAACATTATCTACAAATTATTTTAATCACCACAAAACAGGAGACTTAATGGCCCATGCTACGAATGATATCAATGCGGTACGTATGGCGGCTGGACCTGGTATTGTAATGATTTTTGATACGATCATCTTACTTGGTACAACAATTTTTATGATGATCCAAACCATTTCTTTAAAATTGACGATTATTGCTCTTTTACCACTCCCGTTTATGGCTGTTGTCACGGGAAGATTCGGAAAGATTATTCATCACCGTTTTCGTAAAGCCCAAGAATCTTTTTCCCATCTTACCGAGAAAGTCCAAGAAAATTTTTCCGGAATCCGTGTGGTAAAATCCTTTGTCCAAGAACAGGCAGAATTAGAAAATTTCACAAAAGCGAATCAAGATTATGTGGATAAAAATATGCATTTAGTGCGAATTCAAGCACTATTTGATCCGATCGTCCAATTTATTTCTGGGATTAGCTTATTGATCATCCTGTCCTATGGTGGGATTCTGGTCATCAATCATGAAATTACACTTGGAGATTTTGTCGCTTTTAACAGTTATTTAGGACTACTCATTTGGCCAATCATGGCAATCGGATGGGTAATCAATATTCTTCAACGTGGTGCTGCTTCAATGGCACGTTTGAATGAAATCTTTCAAACCAAACCGGAAATCTATGACCAAGAAGGACTTATACAACCTGACTTACAAGAAATAAAAGGGGATATTCGAATTCAGCATCTCTCCTTTGCTTATCCAAATCAATCAAATAAGGTATTATCCGATATTAATATACATATACCTCAAGGAAAAACGTTGGCAATCATTGGTAAGACAGGAAGCGGAAAAACTACGCTCGTGAATCTACTTGTCCGCCTATACGATGTAGAAGAAGGAATGATTCAAATCGATGGCCATGATATTAAGTCGTTCCCATTAGAAGTGTTACGGCAAAATATTGGTTATGTTCCCCAAGATAATTTCTTATTCTCTACATCAATCAAAGAAAACATTGGATTTGGTCTTGATTCTTATACAGATCAAGAAGTAGAGAAAGCCGCAGAAGATGCACAAATTCTTGATAATATACAAGATTTTCCAATGAAATTTGAAACGATAGTCGGAGAACGAGGTGTATCGCTATCTGGAGGACAAAAACAGCGGGTTTCCATTGCCCGTGCTTTAATCAAAAACCCTAAAATTCTAATTTTGGATGATAGTTTATCCGCCGTGGATACCAAAACAGAAGAAGCGATCTTAAAACGCCTTAAAGAAGTGATGAAAGAAAGAACGAGTATCATCATTGCTCATCGAATCTCTACGATCAAAGAAGCGGATGAAATCATAGTCCTTGATGAAGGAAAAATTGTGGAAAGAGGAACACATGAACAATTATTACAGTTAAAAGGTCAATACTATGACCTCTATCAAAAACAATTGTTAGAAGAAATGATTGCAAATGAATAG
- a CDS encoding DUF1002 domain-containing protein has product MKRKQNSWFIRITILIFVVIFLLFSIAPVFADSFTGQQIITLGKDLTQKQREQMLAEFAAKPDAKIIEVTNQEEHKYLGESLPAQKIGYKAISSSLITFGEKDSGLKIESNNITWITNEMYVSALTTAGITDAEIKVSAPYPVSGTAALTGIMKAFEQKTGQTISDDVKKVANEEMIKTAQLADSIGDKDKAIELMKRIKEELAKQGAKLSDDQLREMIQRIASDLGIQLSPDELNSLISLVRKLQNANIDWNLVSQRLDQIKTKFQDFVAANPEAKSFFREIIEFLKQLLDKILSWLQ; this is encoded by the coding sequence ATGAAAAGAAAACAAAATAGTTGGTTTATTCGTATTACCATTCTCATATTCGTTGTCATTTTTCTGTTGTTTAGTATTGCACCTGTATTTGCTGATTCTTTTACAGGGCAACAAATTATCACTTTAGGAAAAGATCTAACGCAAAAACAAAGAGAACAAATGTTAGCAGAATTCGCTGCGAAACCAGATGCAAAAATTATTGAGGTAACTAACCAAGAAGAGCATAAATATTTAGGAGAAAGCCTTCCTGCTCAAAAGATTGGTTACAAGGCGATTTCATCATCTCTCATTACTTTTGGAGAGAAAGATTCTGGCCTAAAAATTGAAAGCAATAACATCACATGGATCACGAATGAAATGTATGTGAGTGCTTTAACAACTGCAGGTATTACAGATGCAGAGATTAAAGTATCTGCACCCTATCCTGTTTCCGGTACAGCCGCTCTAACAGGAATTATGAAAGCATTTGAACAAAAAACAGGCCAAACGATCAGTGATGACGTGAAAAAGGTTGCCAATGAAGAAATGATTAAAACTGCTCAATTAGCTGACAGTATTGGTGATAAAGATAAAGCCATAGAATTGATGAAACGAATTAAAGAAGAATTGGCAAAACAAGGTGCAAAATTGTCTGACGATCAATTACGAGAGATGATCCAAAGAATTGCTAGTGATTTAGGAATTCAATTAAGTCCTGATGAATTGAACTCATTAATCTCTTTGGTGCGAAAATTACAAAATGCCAATATTGACTGGAATCTTGTTAGCCAACGTTTAGATCAAATCAAAACAAAATTTCAAGATTTCGTTGCCGCTAACCCAGAAGCAAAATCTTTCTTCAGAGAGATTATCGAGTTCTTAAAACAGCTTCTTGATAAAATCTTAAGTTGGTTACAATAA